The genomic segment ACCATGCCGCAGTAGTAAGTTAtttttcatagaggataaaGTAAATATATGAGTATTGTTCTATTGTCTGTTCCATGTGTTGTTCCActctttgtgttcaaatatatgttGCTTAAAGGATTATAACACCGCAACATCAACGCTACcttcgttagcccgtctgtgggattttattagcattaagcttgcagactttcataaattatgtggtttgattaaatacacaatttgtaatttgtatgaTGTTTGCTTTTacattaaacttcaactgggagtggcaataaatggGTTGGCGCAAGCACACTTGGCCTCTTTTCTGAACTGTTCACTATGTGCCAAACTGCACATGGCACAAccagggagggcagaataaaCATCAGAGATGACGTTTCTTCTCAGTTCTCACTTTTATAGGACCCATGGTGAGAAAATAAGTACACTCGTAAGTCAAAGTTTTGCTCCAAGACAAAGACCCCGCctgacttcaggcaagaggcggggtacaccctgaactagtcgccagccaatccaggagacaggaaaaaaaaaaaacattcacacctacggacaactTCTAATTTTCATttaccctaccatgcatgtttttggaatgtgggaggaaactggagtacctggagaaaatggGGAGaacaggcacagagagaacatgcaaactccacacaagtgttgaggcagatctgctaaccagtcatccaccattcCACCGCTACGTTAACAAATATAcgttatttgttgtaaataaataacttttggACCACATTTGATAATTCCCTGCGGTACTCCTGCACAACTCTCACAGgacagtggttgggaatgacTGTGGTAATGAATGTAAAATCACCCCCTCAAAGAGATTGTTCTAGAATACTACTTTCATGTCCTTTGTTAGGACCTAAAAAGGATTCAAAGACAATAGTTACCCTCTCTGCCATCTTCTCCTTCAGGAAAGGTTTAATTACAGCAAAGATGCCTTTGAAAATCCTGGGTTCATTAATTATGTTAACAGCCTTGATTCTGATTGGGAAGCCATCCtgtaaataacaaaagaaaGTGTTTTTAGAGCAACCCCAactaagttgtatttttttgagtACATTTGGAAATTCACTCAGGCACGCTCTCTACACTCCGGAACATTCTGAAACTCAAGAGCATCGTTGGGAGTGGGCCGTTCGGTTATTCAGCGCGTCACACTCTGGGAGCGCCGGAGCACAGCCCCGccgctctgactgaggagacatAGCGGCTGGAGCGTCAAGCAGGACGAAATGTTTATCGGCAGAACTTACAATATGGTGGACGCGCTGACAAATCCCTACCAATGGCCAACATGGTCGTTcataaattcatagaaaatggagtgcgctctgcctctctgaacactgcaTTCTCAGAGCGCAGTGAGAGCGTCAGACTGAATTTCCGAATATACCCAATGTGCAAATACAGATCGCAAATTGCTGTGAGAACAAAAGATGAACAATGACTCGAAtgataatataaaaatagaacATGAAACCCTTGttttttgcttccatttttcatgagctgaccTCAAAAGATCTAAGACATTTTCCTATGTACACAGAAGGCCTATTTATCTAAAAAGAATAATTAACAAATATGTCTAAATCTGTGCTgatgagcacttctcctttgctgagataatccatccattgaacaggtgtggcatattAAGATGCTCATTACACAGCAACAAATTATGTGAAGGAGATGTGTTAAACACAGTCAACCAGTCACACACCAATACAGTAAAAGTGCACATTATAGAGTGGCCTTTTGTTGTGTGcagccaaagaaacaaaaataacagtGTCTCATCACCTTCTTgctatgccacacctgtgaggtggatgtatTACCTCAGCAGAGAAGATTTAGACAGATCTGTGAACAGTATGTGAGAGAAATAGTATCTTTCATCAGTATAGCAttagggagggagggagaaagaaaaaaaaaaaaaaaaaaaaaagttcttacCTGAAGAATGCTCACAACTTTTTTGGCGAGGAAAGGGCCTGGATTGGATGCCTGTGACATACCAACTCCAGTGTAGTCCGCTAAGATAACGATACCGTTCACTTGCGTCTCCTCCGGCTGGATCAGCTTCTCCAGTGTCAGATACATGGCCCTCACATTGTCAACAAATGGGTAATCATTTGCTTTCCATTTTCCTGTACAAGAAGACAGATTCGTTAAGGTTGACTTAAGACTTAAACACAAATAGCATGAATGgtagttttttttggtttagaaAACTATTAATTctaatttggaaaacaatttaaatgctGAACTAATGGTTGATATGCAAATTACTAGGCAAATATAGGATTTTGCAGGAATTTTCAAGATTGCTTGGTTATTATATGATTGTAAATTTAGCATAAGCTTGGTTAAAACTACCACATTTTATGCACATTCAGATTGCTACCCTGCACTGAACATCCCTTAAAACACGTTTCTGCAAATTTACTCTAGGTGATCTGCTCCTTGGCAATCCTTTAACAAAAGGATGTGTAGTAGTAGTCTTTAGTAATGAAAAAAGTAacttatttaaacacattttttaaggaGTTGGTGAAAATTCCACTAGACTGGTCACCATGCATGTTTGACCTTTTAACTGAACAAAATCAATGAAATAGGACTATGGGAAACCCAATGCTTCAATCTGTGcagatttgaataaaaaaagttatttgaaaaatacaattcatgaACAGTAAATATGAGCATGACGCTCATGGGTTGCGAAAAATTCATAAAAATcgcatatcttttttttttgtttagtttttggcGCACAGTTGAAAAATTAGGTCGCACCTCTAGAGGCCTGTGTTGGTCACTTCAGTGGTTtaaaaacctgaatttcacagacaagcagGACGAGACCCTATACCAAACCTACCggtgaaaaacgtacttgacgaatatattcgtcggtggcagtaaacggttggataccagttgacgaatataatGTACACGGCAGTGAATGGGTTACGGGTCATGTTGTAAGgagttcattttattattaataatgatatTTACAGTTTACTTTAAACTATTAATGTAGCTTTTTTATATAACCTTCTTAGGCAGTGGTGTTAATTACCCATAGGTCTTTACTATTCACGGCAGGGTTTGGTACCAATTGCTCACGAATAGATGTACTTACAACATATCTTATCTATGTTTGAAATTTTATGGGCAAAATGTAAAGATTTCAGACCTGAATGTGTTATTGCAATATGCAGTAGTGCGGACGCTGCTTTAGATTgataagggtttcaaatgacaaaACGGTGAAAAtgattatctttgcaaaggccAAATGTACCCTCATGTGGCCAGTGACTGGATAAGACGTGAACTCCCATCCACTTCTCGTTTGTGGACGAcaaagatgaatgaatacatttgtgaTGATTGCTCCTGTTTAAGTTATCAAAACAGTTAAGAAGTGCCTTCTTAATGCAGATACCAACCTGGCCGGAGACAGAGGATGTACCTTCCGTTAGGGTCCGGTCGAGGAAGGACTGTGAGAAAGCCCAAGTCCAGCACATGCTTCACTGTGGATGGCTTCAGGTCCTGAAAGACCTCAGGCCAAGCCTTACGTCCTGCGTGGTAATTAAGCAAGAGCTGCAGGGCTCGGTCATAGTCAAACTTCCTGGCCCGCAGGAAGCGCAGGAGAAAGGAGTCGTCAAGCCTGGTCCTGAGATTGGGCTGCTCCTGCACATtccaggaaaaagaaaaaaaaaaatacacaacaaaggcAATTTACTAAAATGAGTGTGGCTGCTCAGAATATccttacatccattttctaaatggtGGACCCCCGCTTGTTTACATGGCCGTCAGCTCATTGTGAAAATCCACACAAAAAGGGGTGTAATTGCCCACGGATTAGAGAGCCACCGATAAATTGGCGGGATGATTAATCATGACAATTGTAGAGCTTCACCTATAAATTGACATCTGTCAATATCTAAACGatgtattgacttttttttgccatACCGAGATTCTGTCACTCTGCTCCTGTGTGtcttgtggtatatttatggttcaaATTATTAAGATAGCAATTATTAAcaattttttggaggggggggggggggggtttgtgggggtctggactgatcaccaaccaatcgtagggcacatatagacagaaaacaaaaagcattcAGACAAGAACATATGGAAAATTTTGAGTCATAAACGAACCTGACACgcatgtttttataatgtctgaggaagccggagtacctggtgAAAACCAAGTCAAGCAGACGGggtccccatgcttgtgtgggttttcgccgggtactgCGGCAAACATGCAACCTCGCAGGAAATAGAACATTAGGAAACCTTTAGTATCATATCTCGTAGAGCTTGTACATCCCGTAGACGCCATTCCGGTTTCTCCTGGAGCTCCTCCCGTGCCTTCGCCACCAGCTCAGAGCTCAGGGTGCAGGCGTAAATAGGTGGTGGGGGTCCAGGGAACCAACTGTGCTCTGACGGATTGACTGGATCAGACCTGAGAGCTGCAGACTCAGCCATGGACTGACTGGATGAAGCTGTTTGGAAAGCAACGCACTGTCAAGGGCGCAATGTGTCACACCGCCGTTTACAAACACTtgcagtaaaaataaacaaatatatacataaaaagcAGAAAATCCCCACAGACCACGTAAGAGCCCACCATTTCTTCGAAGTCGAACGTGTCAGTGCAAGTTCTAAGCATCACTCGTCACAAACTGCATGGCTAATTTAGCATCACCCTAGAAATAAAGACGACGCGACGAAGCTCGAATAAGACAAAACGGGTGAACTTGAAGCGGCATTTGAATTATGATTCGTATGGGACGCTTTGACGCTAAATACTCGCCATCAATATCCGTCACGTTGATCCCAAATCACTGCGACAAAAATCACAACCGGGCTGGCGGCTTGGGCTACACAGTTAACAATTTCCGGGTAGAAAAATGACGAGCTCTCATTGGCGAATGGTCGTCACGTGATACACGACGGAAACGACTTCGTTTCCCCCCCcaaaggtattttttttgtttgacttttgtacATCAAAATAATATGTTCTTACATAGGATAGATCACAAAAATATCATTATCTATTGcatacacatacaaacaaatacaactaTAAGTATGAAATAATGATGGAAATGTGAGATCTAGATAAAACTGACTAAgataaaagcacaaaaaaacagaaaagaaagcgTCATCTACTTATCAAATTTGTGTCTGATGGAAATTGTTTTAACAATATTCTCTGGAATACGAGTGGTTTTTATGGCCTTTctatttttcttcatcatcTTTAGAGCGCTATACACAATTTTTTATTCAGATTAAAACGTGAATATTGGATTTATATAATATCACTCTAGATTTGTTAACATGAAATTTGCCTAGTAGACAAAGACGTGATTTGTTTTGCTGCGCATGACgcgttattatgaatcccacgtGGTTTCTAGGAAGGCCATGAgtccgctgcaatatgattggctgctgcatccaggCCGGACACGCCCGAGGCTCCGCAGATAAAATGAGATGACCATTACAATGTATGCTTtacttacaaaataaaaacaaagtcacaTATTGCCCCTCCAGtctggatgcagcagccaatcactcTGCAGCAGGGGCGTGTCCTGCCGAGAACtcagtgggattcataataacacGCCTGAGCATTGACGCAGATTAgcttgaaatgaaaaaacaaaaaataataataatcaaatatatataCTAATAACAATAATCTCTCAAGACAatatcaacaacaacatgtTGACCCACTCTCAGTCATAGAaatgttttccccatttttaaaatgcgATTAGGCACTTTCAGAAAAGTACACGAGAGCACGACTGCATTTCTTTCGTGGTAAGGGCGGGAAGCTTCTTTTtggtttttacattttagaccttaaaaaaaaaaaggggggggggggaagaatcGGAagtatatttgtataaaagaatttgtatttgtataaaaGAATGTATGGCTGAGGTAATTTTTCAGAGAGCAGAATCTGCGTTGCTTTGGAGCAGACATATTGACCTTCAAGAACACACCTCAACTActaacaaaaaagtaaacctttATTATCAGagaagtacagtacatacaaatgAAATTCAAAGTAGCAGCCACAAACCTTTAGCAACATATTTGCAACACTTTCTAATTTGAGAAGTAGGAGTGGGATCTTGGTAACCTAGCACAGTTAGCATTTAGGGAATGCTGACAGCAGTTGATGATGAGTTGAGTAAAATGTCACTACGTCACAATGACGTCACGCACACTTCCGGGGGGCAAACGTGAATGCTTACTCATAGTAAACAAAGACTTCCATGTCATTTGCGAAAACAGGCTAAATGGCTTGAGTGATGATTTGTGCCTTGTTCTTTACCGCTTTAGTTTGACTGTGTGACGTGGTCGGAGAAAATGAGGTAAATTAGAGCACGTCAGCCGTGATTTACATTTCAACGGGTAAATTCATTCTGAAATTTGACAAAGTTAACATGATGATAACCGAGTGACAGctaaataaattgacttttatGTTGCTCT from the Phycodurus eques isolate BA_2022a chromosome 1, UOR_Pequ_1.1, whole genome shotgun sequence genome contains:
- the ttpal gene encoding alpha-tocopherol transfer protein-like, encoding MAESAALRSDPVNPSEHSWFPGPPPPIYACTLSSELVAKAREELQEKPEWRLRDVQALRDMILKEQPNLRTRLDDSFLLRFLRARKFDYDRALQLLLNYHAGRKAWPEVFQDLKPSTVKHVLDLGFLTVLPRPDPNGRYILCLRPGKWKANDYPFVDNVRAMYLTLEKLIQPEETQVNGIVILADYTGVGMSQASNPGPFLAKKVVSILQDGFPIRIKAVNIINEPRIFKGIFAVIKPFLKEKMAERYMLHSSDLRSLHRNIPRSVLPEEYGGTAVQLDMRAWSRLLLDSEEDFIVEFCQPDPLEGAMLPESMLFRSDEADRGQDNDAFRGARSQLYSCY